In the Wyeomyia smithii strain HCP4-BCI-WySm-NY-G18 chromosome 2, ASM2978416v1, whole genome shotgun sequence genome, one interval contains:
- the LOC129720633 gene encoding epoxide hydrolase 3-like, with protein MNFARVLQAIVIYAIGGFYAVQFALRTALEFLSDPRPSHWSGKTRPYPPTILSDSSYGRHQYTEVNGVRLHYVENGDREKPLMLFLHGFPEFWFSWHHQLKEFAKDYWVVALDLRGFGDSEQPDDPAAYRIDLVVEDIRGFIQASGHEKAVVIGHGLGATIGFQFVLKNMPLVDRYVMMGGASLKVTRSLLLTSWQQFKMSWYSFFYFIPSLSEFYLSCKDLRYIEQNMGRFLTAAELEAYKYTFSRGNSVKRALNYFRENFSFWRIEERLPKIDIYSPGLYLVAENDQFISMHSAPALVKAYDSLKFRVVPGCGHYMHLESPAVINKMIRDFLNFS; from the exons ATGAATTTCGCACGTGTTCTGCAGGCGATTGTAATTTACGCGATCGGTGGCTTCTACGCTGTACAGTTTGCGCTGCGCACAGCATTGGAGTTTCTTTCCGATCCCAGACCGTCGCACTGGTCTGGGAAAACGCGTCCATATCCACCGACCATACTGAGCGATTCTAGCTACGGACGTCACCAGTATACTGAAGTTAAT GGCGTGCGATTGCATTATGTTGAGAACGGTGATCGTGAGAAACCACTGATGTTGTTTCTACATGGATTTCCGGAATTTTGGTTCAGCTGGCACCATCAGCTGAAGGAATTCGCCAAAGACTACTGGGTAGTGGCACTTGACCTTCGCGGGTTTGGAGATTCCGAGCAACCGGACGATCCGGCCGCGTATCGGATCGACTTGGTTGTGGAGGATATTCGAGGCTTTATTCAAGCGAGCGGACATGAAAAAGCCGTTGTGATAGGGCATGGTTTGGGTGCTACAATTGGATTTCAGTTCGTGTTGAAAAATATGCCTTTGGTGGATCGCTACGTGATGATGGGAGGCGCATCGTTGAAGGTCACTAGAAGTCTACTGTTGACCAGTTGGCAGCAGTTCAAGATGTCGTGGTATTCATTCTTTTATTTTATACCAAGTCTATCAGAGTTTTACCTATCTTGTAAAGATTTGCGTTACATCGAACAAAATATGGGCCGTTTTTTGACTGCTGCGGAACTGGAAGCATACAAGTACACCTTTTCGAGGGGAAATTCAGTGAAACGAGCTCTGAATTATTTCAGAGAGAATTTTAGTTTCTGGAGAATTGAAGAACGATTGCCCAAGATTGATATTTATTCCCCAGGGTTGTATCTTGTGGCGGAGAACGATCAGTTTATTTCGATGCACAGTGCCCCGGCTCTAGTGAAAGCTTATGACTCACTCAAATTCCGTGTCGTTCCAGGATGTGGACATTACATGCACTTGGAGTCACCAGCAGTGATCAATAAGATGATTCGAGATTTTCTTAACTTTTCATGA
- the LOC129724655 gene encoding uncharacterized protein LOC129724655, whose product MPEQQISAEDRPSSSSSSEPLPQEQRLVENNDERSNNENGRDSHFVAIRNLMNRNRTGHRNGMRPPVATLPFERSFIPMPARYYPIVIPAEPTIEDLLRQAAGTAELYRVTEIKLKVISHMTSLQRIPFFIPNLRSLTLEGSIVTTLRDLGCDMTSLVYLNVSRCSLKNLDGTSGLETLEELVVDYNQIEEVGPCANLTMVKKISLKGNHITDLGSCTFLALCENLEVLDLRENFVSEHPSLRLTLKENIPQLRCLNEIPFSETVQEENCDLSSSEYRSSSSSNGQRDRRAQRWETDGIGDGTWNELPNRPVTGTHHERAVTVELLDDMRPATADATKIKNQLTSGEPLCGNVVTKARRVKRQRTAWGESTSCSSMSSSDSSYSKDFPDRLPQKPVDLELGVIGVQDQGERMANQAEDDSQSLLRESRLWRQRSLQTRESNRQYDQINRHVSES is encoded by the exons ATGCCCGAACAACAAATCTCAGCCGAAGACAGACCGTCGTCCAGTTCATCATCCGAACCGTTACCTCAGGAGCAACGATTAGTCGAGAACAACGACGAGCGGTCGAACAACGAAAATGGACGCGATAGTCACTTCGTGGCTATCCGGAATCTGATGAACCGGAACCGAACCGGACACCGGAACGGCATGCGACCACCCGTAGCTACTCTTCCCTTCGAACGATCGTTCATTCCTATGCCTGCCCGGTACTATCCGATTGTGATTCCTGCTGAGCCAACCATCGAAGATTTACTG CGCCAGGCAGCCGGAACCGCTGAACTATACCGAGTAACGGAAATCAAACTGAAAGTAATCTCCCACATGACCAGCCTACAGCGAATTCCTTTCTTTATACCAAACCTGCGGTCACTGACGTTAGAAGGTAGTATTGTAACAACGCTGAGAGATTTGGGCTGCGATATGACTTCGCTGGTCTACCTGAATGTCAGCCGATGCAGTCTGAAAAATTTGGATGGAACGAGTGGACTAGAAACACTGGAAGAGCTGGTCGTCGATTACAACCAGATCGAGGAAGTCGGTCCCTGTGCGAATTTAACGATGGTGAAAAAGATTAGTTTAAAGGG CAATCACATCACCGATCTCGGCAGCTGTACTTTTCTGGCCCTGTGCGAGAATTTGGAGGTCCTTGACTTGCGTGAAAATTTTGTTTCTGAACATCCTTCGTTACGGTTGACTTTGAAGGAAAACATTCCTCAGCTTCGCTGTTTGAATGAAATTCCATTCTCGGAGACGGTTCAGGAGGAAAATTGTGACCTCTCCAGTTCGGAATATCGTTCCAGTTCGTCTAGCAATGGGCAACGAGATCGCCGCGCACAACGGTGGGAAACCGACGGTATTGGAGACGGAACGTGGAACGAGCTACCGAATCGACCGGTGACCGGTACCCACCATGAGCGAGCTGTCACCGTTGAGCTACTGGATGATATGCGTCCCGCTACTGCTG AtgcaactaaaataaaaaatcaattaacATCTGGAGAACCACTCTGCGGTAATGTTGTAACAAAAGCACGTCGAGTAAAACGACAACGAACAGCGTGGGGGGAGTCAACGTCCTGCTCCAGTATGAGCAGCTCAGACTCATCTTACTCGAAGGATTTTCCGGATCGACTACCCCAAAAGCCAGTTGATTTAGAGTTGGGTGTTATCGGGGTGCAGGATCAGGGGGAGCGAATGGCAAACCAAGCAGAGGATGACTCGCAAAGTTTGCTCCGAGAGTCCCGCTTGTGGCGCCAGCGATCGCTTCAAACACGAGAATCAAATCGACAATATGATCAAATTAATCGACATGTCAGTGAAAGTTAA